The Nerophis lumbriciformis linkage group LG07, RoL_Nlum_v2.1, whole genome shotgun sequence genome window below encodes:
- the LOC140678968 gene encoding major histocompatibility complex class I-related gene protein-like: HRLSIFTSIHTFSPSLPPSTPSLHLYFHPHLPSIFTSIHTFSPRCLLFTRDITSCAEFPEVFLLQKTPSSPVTCMATGFYPDSADLFWRKDGEQIFEDVEHGELLPNHDGTFQMSVELKVEVTAEVEGKYECVFQLSGVKEDLVTKLERRSILSNASHEGEKDTFSWRCFPSQVHLSPLLIHVTMTTLDVCMQTRHGGVELSEKVAAEG; the protein is encoded by the exons catcgtctctccatctttacctccatccacaccttctctccatctttacctccatccacaccgtctctccatctttacttccatccacaccttccctccatctttacctccatccacaccttctccccacgttgtcttctgttcacacgtgacatcacttcctgtgcagagtttccagaggtgttcctcctccagaagacgccatcctctccagtcacctgcatggcgacaggtttctaccccgacTCTGCCGACttgttttggaggaaagacggcgagcagatcttcgaggacgtggagcacggagagctgctccccaaccacgacggaaccttccagatgtcggtggagctgaaagtggaggtgacggccgaggtggagggcaagtacgaatgtgtgttccagctgtctggcgtcaaagaggacctggtcaccaagctggagagaagaagcatcctgagcaacgcaagccatgaaggtgagaaagacacatttagttggagatgtttcccatcacaagtccacctgtcaccattattgatccatgtcaccatgacaacgcttgacgtctgcatgcaaa CTCGCCACGGCGGCGTGGAGCTCTCCGAGAAGGTGGCGGCTGAAGGCTGA